One window from the genome of Blastopirellula retiformator encodes:
- a CDS encoding class I SAM-dependent methyltransferase has protein sequence MALFARPSAERIIHDQQLYEQPEFAAEYNTHVGKTNPDFKPPLKYLTQNIQPTQALNVLEIGPGPGWIGIQLAQLRPAVQVTGIDVSAAFVEIANENSRREGVDDRATFTLGNAADMRQFADASFDIVYSFQSLHYWDPPEQALDEIARVLKPNGLFWIGDDRRDMNWIGKSIMLIGRMFLSQRIWSVWTQSVHGCLTSEEAIAAIQGSALRDRWQIAILPRAIVLTSKPPG, from the coding sequence ATGGCCTTGTTTGCGCGACCGTCGGCAGAGCGAATCATCCACGATCAGCAATTGTACGAGCAGCCCGAGTTTGCGGCCGAGTACAACACCCACGTCGGCAAGACGAACCCCGACTTCAAGCCGCCGCTCAAATACTTGACGCAGAACATTCAGCCGACGCAAGCGCTGAACGTCTTAGAAATCGGCCCCGGACCTGGTTGGATCGGTATTCAGCTGGCGCAGCTGCGGCCCGCGGTGCAGGTCACCGGCATCGACGTTTCGGCGGCGTTTGTCGAGATCGCCAACGAAAACAGCCGCCGCGAAGGAGTCGACGACCGGGCGACCTTTACCCTAGGCAATGCGGCCGATATGCGGCAGTTCGCCGACGCTTCGTTTGATATCGTCTACTCGTTTCAGAGTCTGCACTACTGGGATCCGCCCGAGCAGGCGCTCGACGAAATCGCCCGGGTGCTCAAACCAAACGGCCTCTTCTGGATCGGCGACGACCGCCGCGATATGAACTGGATCGGCAAGTCGATCATGCTGATCGGACGAATGTTCCTCTCGCAGCGAATCTGGTCAGTCTGGACCCAATCGGTCCATGGCTGTCTTACCTCCGAAGAAGCGATCGCCGCGATTCAAGGTTCAGCACTTCGCGATCGCTGGCAGATTGCGATCTTGCCCAGGGCGATCGTCCTGACCAGCAAACCGCCGGGTTAG
- a CDS encoding sulfatase, protein MHQFRPLTYIRLALAGLVSLVMLVNVSMAADEKRPPNFVFFLVDDLGWTDTGVYGSSFYQTPNVDALAKGGMKFTNAYAACQVCSPTRASIMTGKYPQRVQITDYIGAPQPDGWRRNTPLLPAPYEPQLALKEKTLAEALKERGYATFFAGKWHLGSQGYWPEDQGFDVNQGGIDRGGPYGGKRYFSPYGNPRLTDGPDGEHLPDRLASETVKFIEEHQDEPFLAYLSFYSVHTPLMARKDLKQKYEDIKSRIRIAGPIWGEEGERKVRLVQEHAVYAGMVEAMDAAIGKVLDAIDRLKLTDDTVVIFTSDNGGLSTSEGHPTSNLPLRGGKGWMYEGGIREPLIVRYPPLVKAGSESDAIVTSPDFLPTILALADVPGEKVDTDGVSIVPALVGKPLDRGPIFWHYPHYGNQGGQPTAAVREGDWKLIEWYEDGKLELFNLAEDIGEKQNLADAKPEKRKQLHQKLRQWRKEVGAILPTANPNYKASKKLRD, encoded by the coding sequence ATGCACCAATTTCGCCCCCTGACCTATATTCGGCTCGCTCTGGCCGGTCTGGTGTCGCTGGTGATGCTCGTCAACGTTTCGATGGCCGCCGATGAGAAGCGGCCGCCGAACTTTGTCTTCTTTTTGGTCGACGATCTCGGCTGGACCGATACCGGCGTTTATGGATCGAGTTTTTACCAGACGCCGAACGTCGACGCGCTCGCGAAGGGAGGAATGAAGTTCACCAATGCCTACGCCGCTTGCCAGGTTTGCTCGCCGACGCGGGCCAGCATCATGACCGGCAAGTATCCGCAGCGGGTGCAGATCACCGATTACATCGGCGCGCCGCAACCGGACGGTTGGCGGCGGAACACGCCGTTGTTGCCAGCGCCGTACGAGCCGCAACTGGCGCTGAAGGAAAAGACGTTGGCCGAAGCGCTGAAGGAGCGCGGGTACGCGACCTTCTTCGCCGGCAAGTGGCACTTGGGCAGCCAAGGCTATTGGCCCGAGGATCAAGGGTTCGACGTCAACCAGGGAGGCATCGACCGGGGCGGTCCTTACGGCGGCAAGCGTTACTTCTCGCCCTATGGCAATCCGCGACTCACCGACGGCCCCGATGGCGAGCACTTGCCTGATCGTCTGGCGAGCGAAACGGTGAAGTTTATCGAAGAGCATCAGGACGAGCCGTTTCTGGCGTACCTTTCTTTCTATTCGGTTCACACGCCGCTAATGGCTCGCAAGGATCTGAAGCAGAAGTACGAAGACATCAAATCGCGGATTCGCATCGCCGGGCCGATCTGGGGCGAAGAAGGGGAACGCAAGGTTCGCCTGGTGCAAGAGCATGCGGTCTACGCCGGGATGGTCGAGGCGATGGACGCCGCGATCGGCAAGGTGCTCGACGCGATCGATCGGCTGAAGTTGACCGACGACACGGTCGTGATCTTTACGTCGGACAACGGCGGACTGTCGACTTCCGAAGGACACCCGACCAGCAACCTTCCGCTGCGCGGCGGCAAAGGGTGGATGTATGAAGGGGGCATTCGCGAACCGCTGATCGTTCGCTATCCGCCGCTGGTCAAAGCAGGCAGCGAAAGCGACGCGATCGTCACCAGCCCTGACTTTCTGCCGACGATCTTGGCGCTAGCCGACGTGCCGGGCGAGAAGGTCGATACCGATGGGGTAAGCATTGTGCCGGCGCTGGTAGGAAAACCGCTCGATCGCGGACCAATCTTCTGGCACTACCCTCACTACGGCAATCAAGGGGGACAGCCGACCGCCGCGGTTCGTGAAGGGGACTGGAAGCTGATCGAATGGTACGAAGACGGCAAATTAGAACTTTTTAATTTGGCCGAAGATATCGGTGAAAAACAGAACTTGGCCGATGCCAAGCCGGAGAAACGCAAGCAACTTCACCAAAAACTGCGTCAGTGGCGGAAAGAAGTGGGGGCGATCCTGCCGACGGCCAACCCAAACTACAAGGCTAGCAAGAAATTGCGAGACTAA
- a CDS encoding MoaD/ThiS family protein, with amino-acid sequence MATVHIPAQLRKLTGSEQVEVEAANLRQLLEALESRFPGIKDRLCEGDRIRPGLQVTIDGQMSQKGLAAALAPQSEVYFLPAIGGG; translated from the coding sequence ATGGCAACCGTTCATATCCCGGCTCAACTCCGCAAGCTGACCGGCAGCGAGCAGGTTGAAGTGGAAGCGGCTAACCTGCGGCAGTTGCTGGAGGCGCTGGAGTCGCGGTTCCCCGGAATCAAAGACCGACTGTGCGAAGGGGACCGGATTCGCCCTGGACTGCAGGTGACGATTGACGGACAGATGAGCCAAAAAGGGCTGGCCGCGGCGCTTGCGCCACAGAGCGAAGTCTACTTTTTGCCGGCAATTGGCGGGGGATAA